The window TTCTGCATTTGATCACTCTCAACTGTTCTTTCTAGCTGCTTGTTTTAAGGATCTGATTGATGGAGTTTGAAATGAACGGATGGGATTGAATCTCCGGGAAATTAGCAAGATTTTGAACAAACCCTTTTGGAACTAAACACTGTTCTTCTGAGTATAATTTCTCTTGAATCATGGCGGATTCAAGAATCTGCAGATCCtctgtttcttgttcttctagTTCATGCTCTGTTTCTTGCTTAAGTTGTAAAATGGCGACTTGGGCTTGCAAGAATTTGACATATTTGAAAGCAGAATTAAGCATTTCAGCAGTGTTCATCTTGACACCGCCCGGAATCAGCTCTCCAAGCTCCTGCGTCTTCGCCGTAATCCTCCTCCGCCGTTCCCGGGCCGCAATTGTCTGCACCGATAAGGCGTTACTCGGTGACGCCAACTGTTTCGTCTTCGAGCAATTGCCATTGTTCATCATTTCAGCATTATCCATTCTCCCATCCAACAAACTCGAAGGAAAGTAGCCACAtccgccaccgccgccaccCACATTACCACCAACACCACCGTAGCAAAAACTCTGCTCCAGCACGATCCTCTGGCGTTTGGAGTAATGAAactcaaattcatcaaaaggGAAGAATTCAGCGGAGAAATACGGGTAGACGTCGGAGAAAAGAAACGGAGAAGCGTTGTCGAAGAACGGAGCGACAGTTGGGATAAAAACAGAGTCATCGGGCATGGCAGGGACGTAATCGAGGTGCGGCGGAGGGAGAAAGAAGAGGTCCGGCGACATTTCGGGGGAGAAACAGGGGAATTGGGgattgattgaagaagggtCAGAGtaaaaattggagaaaaaagTGAGAGCCGCcattgaagaggaaaagaagaacagggatgtttttgaatttggaaTAAATAAGGAAACAGTTATAATCAATCTCCATGAAACCCCCAACTTCTGAACCCacgattttctctctctactgtGAATTTGTGTTGTTAGTTACTTTTGGTCGGAATGGAGGAGAGACATGAATTTGGCGGTTTGGAttggttcggttcggttcatATAAATCCGATCTCATTTTAAAGGTTTATAGCTTGAATTGTCTTCTCGACAGAACGGTTTGGTCTAATTACGAAGATTTCAATCAAGGTGACATCCATCCAACCTgcattttcttgtcttcttcctGCTTTACGAGTAGGAATAGcacaaaaagagagatttgAGTTATCGACTCGATCAAAAACTACTAACGTCTTTCTCGTTGGTGTTTAGTGTCACGGTCGAATATTTTTAACCATGCAttgtcgtgatcttgacatgACTGTGATAGGACTGGAAAAATGTTTATGTAACGAAAATTTTTTCACAACTAATAAATAGAACGAAAAATGTTTATGTGAGCTTGAGGATTGTTTTGGGCGTACCGTTTCGAATGATCATCTTTGTTACTTATAATGTTTGCTTGTAATAGACTATCGAAAGATGGTACTTGATTCAAGCCAAAAACCATGGCGGAATTTTCAAAGATTGAGTGGATTATGCGTTTCATCTTTTTATGCTCTTTAGTATGTTTCTTCTTGCACTCGTGCCCAAAATCTCATCGAACTCAAACTAAGGTAAGACCCTAAATTGTCGGATGAGCCAAGAGGCCAACCCTTTTGAGACGCATTGTAACTCGGGCAAGACCTAGTTGGGTTTCGGCCTTGGAGAGAGGAGCGAGTGCCAATTGGACTCCGAAGGGGgtgtagattgtgagatcccacgttggttagggagcggaacaaaacattctttacaaagaCGTGAAAtcctcttcttagtagacacgttttaagaaCCTCGAGGAGTTTAGCTGAAACATAGTGGATTGAAGATTGAATTCAAAGGGAGAAACGCCGCTCTTCGGATTAAGATTCTTCCCGCCATTGAAATGagcttcaaaaaaaaaaaaaaaaaaaaaaaaaaaaaaaaaaaaaaaaaaaaaaaaaaaaaaaaaaaaaaaaaaaaaaaaaaaaaaNctttaatttttttttaattgattcctccttttaaaaatatctgaaagtatgtttaaaaaagaaaaaaaaaaaaaaaaaaaaaaaaNNNNNNNNNNNNNNNNNNNNNNNNNNNNNNNNNNNNNNNNNNNNNNNNNNNNNNNNNNNNNNNNNNNNNNNNNNNNNNNNNNNNNNNNNNNNNNaaaaaaaaaaaaaaaaaaaaaaaaaatcaaagaaagcaGATATGGCAGCTTCGATTCTGCTCCCCATTGTTCTCCAAATCCGTCGGATTCAAATGCCAATGAAAACCCCTTTCAATTTCAACATCAATCATCGCCCTGCCCTTTTCTCTCATCCGCTCAACaatttctccttctcttcccCTTCTCTTCCACTCTACCCAACCAGATTATCATGCGCTCTTTCTCCTACTCCGCCGTCGCCATCGCCACCACCAGGTACTTAATCGTTTCGACCTTGTTATAATACTCTTTTGCTTTGTTTACGGTTTTAGGGTTAATGTTATGGGCGAATCTAAAGTGAAGGTTCTAATGGAGAAAATGGATCTTATCGGAATAGTCTGTGATGAACATTGTACTCCTGGAAAATACTATTGCCTGCTCTGTCCCAAGGTTATCTGCTCCTCCCGTCCATGCCTTTCGTGGTTTCTATACatgaaaatcaaatccatATTCTTGTTTTGATGGTTGAACAGTGCAAGGGTGGGCGCTTAATGGAGAGGAGCTTATCTCTACATGTAATTCCAACAGGGTAAGTGATTATTACTGTTTTTCCCTTGATTTTATGAGGATTGATTGGCAGTACATTGTTTATGAATTACATTTTGTTATTGGGAACAGAGATTTTGCAATGTGGAGGTGTTTCCAGTCTGAGTGTGGTTGGGCAGGCCGGGTAACGTCATATTAATATGTTCAATCTCTTATTTAACAATTAACACATGAGAATTTCTTAGCCGAATGATTGTTTGGTTTAGATATTTGCAGATGGCAGATTGGCGTTTAATGAATTCAGCAGAACTGCGAAGTTGTTTGGAGGAACTGTGAAGAAGAGTCTTATTTTGGAGCCTCTTGGTGATGAGGTACTTCGAATTTCATTGCATTTCTATGTATAAGACACACTTAGACTAATACGTTAGTTCTGAGACCCCACaatggttggagaggaaatctctccatagtagacgcgttttaaaactgtaaggctgacggcgatacgtaacgggctaaaaggACAAtgtttgctagcggtgggcttgggctgttacaaatggtattagagctagacaccaggtggtgtgctagtgaggacattgggctcccaaggagggtggattgtgagatctcacatcggttgaagaggagaacgaagcattgcttataagggtgtggaaacctcttcctaccagacgtgttttaaaaaccttgaggggaagcctaggAGGGATAGcccaagaggacaatattagagccagacaccaggtggtgtgccagtgaggatactgggcccccaaggggggtggattgtgagatctcacatcggttggagaggagaacgaaacattgcttataagggtgtgaaaacctctccctaccagatgcgatttaaaaaccttgagggatagcccaaagaggacaatatttgctagtggtggaatTGGACtgtaacaaatggtatcagagccagacaataggcagtgtgccagcgaggacgatGGGCCtcaaggggggtagattgtgagatcccacatcgattggagaggaaaacgaagtattccttataagggtatggaaacctttccctagtagacgtgttttaaaattgtaaggctgatggtgatataatgggccaaaatgaacaatatctgctaggggtgtgcttgggcttgggctgatATTAGTATTGTTTGAATGGGTTAACTTGTGCTGTCAAGAATGGGTTAACTTGTGCAATCTTTTGACAGAACCACGGTTAATTTTGATTGCTAGGTAGTCCTACATGTTACGATGAATAAGACTAGGAAGACTTTTGATCTTAATGCAAACTGTTGAATTTATCTTTGAATTTGAGGTTCAAGTGTTTTGATGTTTCGTTTTCAGCTAATCACTTACTTCAGCAAGAGAATGATATCCCAGGAAACTCTCAAAAGGAATGTTGTTATGCAAACAGCTGATCGTCAGGTACCTGAAAGAATGCTTTTGTTTGTATGCctttcattgaatttttagaCTCGTACCCTTGTGGATGCAATACTGCCCAGAAgttatgtaacagcccaagcccaagcccaagctcactgctagttgatattatcctcttttgactttccctttcgagcttcctctcaaggtttttaaaacgtgtttgcaagggagagctttccacacccatataaaaatgtttcgttctcctccacaatcaatgtgggatctcaatccaccccccttcggggcccagcgtcctcgctgcacttgttcccttctccaatcgatgtgggaccccccaatccaccatctttcggggcccaacgtccttgctggtacaccACCTCGTGCACACCTCCTTCAGGGCTTAGCCTCTtcactgacacatcgcccagtgtctggctctaataccatttgtaatagctcaagcccaccgctagcaaatattgtcttctttaggttttccttttcaggcttcccctcaaggttttttaaaacgtagggagaggtctccacacccttgtaaaaaatgcttcgttctcctctccaaccgatgtgggatctcacaagcgCGTCTCTCTCATTTCCTTGTAGCTTCAACTTGTGACTAGTTTAAAGGTCACTTGCAGGCTGCAATTGCATTCACTTATCGACAAAACGGACAGCTCGTTGGCTGTAAGTACCGAACcataaacaagaaattttgGCAGGTACATTAATCAATCCTTCTTCAATCAGAGTTATTTTAGAAACTGTCCAGCATCTTCCTGTTCTTCGGCTTGTAATTCTAAGCGTTTCTAAGCTTTCTAATCTGTATGTCTGATATCAATATTCAGGCGAAGGGCAcagaaaaattgttttatggGATTGATGATATTAATGATGCAGATGAACTCATCATTGTATGAATTCACAATACCTTGTTTTGTAagtttgtattttatattttgatctATTTTTCCATCGATTTTTGATAATGTTGTGTATGTCGATTAAGGTCGAAGGTGAAATGGATAAACTTTCAGTAGAAGAAGCTGGCTTCCTGAATTGTATCAGTGTTCCTGGTGGTGCCCCAACTAAGGTTTCAACTAATGCAGTAGCATCAATTCAAAAGGTTCTGTGTTATAGAAATTCATTTATGCCTATCTTGTTTGCTTTTACATCATTCCTAGCTATCTGAGTTATGCTACTAAACTATTTCCCTCTTCCCtcgatcccacattggttggagaggggaacgaatcattctttataagggtgtggcaacctttccctagcagaagcgttttaaaagcttgggttgttacaaatggtattagagccagacaccgggcgatgtgtcagcgaagaggttgagccctgaaggggggtgaagccagcaaggacgttggaccccgaactgggtggattggggggtctcatatcgattggagaagggaacgagtgccagcgacgacgctggccccaaagggggatggatcgtgagatcccacattggaaacattttttataagggtgtggaaacctctccctaacagacgttttaaaatcttgaggggaagcccagaaagaaaaacccaaaaaggacaatatctgctagtggtgggcttgagctgttacattaCGGAACTTGAAATGTGGTTTAAAATGGAGTAAAACACACCTTTGATActcaaagatttaaatttagtatctATTTAGTCATTTAgttcttgaaatttgaatacGTTTCTATGTGTTTTgagtttcatttttaatagatCTCGAAAGTTTGGAATTGGTTTCTAATTGGTCCTTCAGCgtaaaaagttaaaaacttcaaattttagagACCAATTAGAAATTGGTTTCTAATTGGTCCTTCAGCgtaaaaagttaaaaacttcaaattttagagACCAATTAGAAACTAGATTCAAAATTCGAGGATGAGAGTTTTAGGATTTCAAGGACCAGATAGAAACTAAATCTCAATCTAAAAAACTAGACGTGTAATGGTTCATCTTTAGAAAGTTACGACAAGAAGGGACACTAAAGCATCGTATAAGAAACGCTCTACACCCGTTTTCAACTAGAAACCAAAGATAAGAAGAACTGATTCTAAGTTAAAACTTTTGTGATAATATTAGGTTTAGCTATGAtgatcatatatattttacaatttataTGGTTTCACATGTCAGGATACTGCATATCAGTATTTATGGAGCTGCAAAGACTTGTTAGATAAGGTAAATAATATGGTCTGGTCCTGGTTTATTCTggattttgaaagttttttaaaagaccaaatagttatcaaatggAGCCTTCATTAACGAGATTTTGctgctttttttcttttatgttagAAATAAGCACGTTAACAGCTTCGTCGTTTTGTAATTTACGTTTTgaaaacgtgttttaaagtttgaaatactaacaaaattattaaccTGAAAGGTTCCCCGGATTATATTGGCTACTGATAGTGATGAACCAGGGCAAGCTTTGGCAGAAGAGCTAGCACTTCGGCTTGGAAAACACAGGTCTCCACTCAGTTGTGAACTTTGTGTTAATCTTAACGCttgatttgtttttcataAAGGCAAAATAACGTGGCTTTGTTGTTTTGGTTAACAGATGTTGGCGGGTAGATTGGCCTTATAAAGATGACTTCAACCGTTTTAAAGATGCCAATGAGGTTACATTCCTCCCTAAATTACTCTTTTAAGTTATTGTTTTTAGCTCAACAAGGTGGGATGGTGCTGTGCCGTAACGTCAAACCTTAATGCTCTGGTACTAAGTACCAATGGtatgataccacttgttgtacTTAAATggcaaaatcaaaatgttcTGATACTCAATTATTGTTGCTGAGGCGGAAGCAAGACCGGTCGCACTCACACACccacaaacagaaattaaacaaagagacacaaaAATTTACGTGgtttgaagagaagaaatttccCTACATCCACGGGTGATAGTCAATCACTATAACCAAAGTGTTTACAAGTGTATCTCTCGCACTCTTACACTACAAAGTCTCAGAACAAAGTTCTTCTCAATTGCCTCTaagcaaatacaaaatgacaataaCTCCACACTTCAAAAGAATGCTAGACAAGCGTTTATATAGGCATCatgaaccaaataaaagaGAATATGAACAAAAGGGTTATAAACTAAATGAGAGTTAAGAACCAGGTGAAGTCGAGCATCCTAAAGCTAATTATAGATCATTATTCTATGAAGTACGTTTTATATTCTTACTATTTTGGTTGAAAATCTGGAAAACGGCAAGGATGCCAAAAAGAGGGCGGTTTCGTGTCGTTAATTCGAAGCTTGTTTCTTGGGATgatgatatttattttgatccTTTTGGCATTTGAATGTGTTATTACAAACAGATTCTGATGCAGTTGGGCGCAGATGCTTTAAAGAAAGCAATTGAAGATGCCAAGTCATATCAACTTTGTGATACACATCAAATACAAGTAGGTGGGTATCCAAATATTTCCAGAAAATtcccatttttaaaatgtttttgatttgggttttggtaATTATTTTGATGACCTTCCTCTCTTTTAACTTTGCAGAAGAGGACCTCGAGAGCTTCCACGAGCCTTCGTAACTATGGAGAATCATTTTGAGTGGTAATCGGTAACAATTAGATTCATAAATTACATGGAAATAAACGTTTCGTTCGTGCAGTGAAAACATTGATATTGACTTTGATTTtactttgaattaaaataaaaactaaagtttttatattaaagaaatatgACTTCCCTCGATCTTTGTTTAACCACACGCTCTATGGATTAAACATTCGACCTTATGGTTAATAGTCACATGCTCTCTAACCAACTGAATTACCCTTTTACTATACATATACAACTATTAAAAAGTTTCTAAACTACTGCTAAAAGAAAAGCTTGAGCCTTCAACCTTACTTGACTTGACAAATCTAAGAGCCACTTGCTATCATCACATGACTTTGCCCATCTCGGATTTGGACTCTCAAGGTCAATTCAAGCCCACCAAATGTCCCCGATAAACACCCATGATCGGGGTTAGTGACAACATCTTATATATATTGAGTACCATAGAAGAAGGGGTTGAACCTTCGATTCAGTACCCTAGAAGAAGGGTAGAACCTttaaccttgtggttaacaatTACACGCTCTAATAAACTGAACTATTCAAGTctctattattaaaaaatttcttaacgAGCTAAAAGAAAAGCTTGAACCTTTTACCTTGGGGTTAATTGAGTTATTCCAGCTACT is drawn from Cucurbita pepo subsp. pepo cultivar mu-cu-16 chromosome LG09, ASM280686v2, whole genome shotgun sequence and contains these coding sequences:
- the LOC111802342 gene encoding transcription factor bHLH52-like translates to MAALTFFSNFYSDPSSINPQFPCFSPEMSPDLFFLPPPHLDYVPAMPDDSVFIPTVAPFFDNASPFLFSDVYPYFSAEFFPFDEFEFHYSKRQRIVLEQSFCYGGVGGNVGGGGGGCGYFPSSLLDGRMDNAEMMNNGNCSKTKQLASPSNALSVQTIAARERRRRITAKTQELGELIPGGVKMNTAEMLNSAFKYVKFLQAQVAILQLKQETEHELEEQETEDLQILESAMIQEKLYSEEQCLVPKGFVQNLANFPEIQSHPFISNSINQILKTSS
- the LOC111801532 gene encoding primase homolog protein-like (The sequence of the model RefSeq protein was modified relative to this genomic sequence to represent the inferred CDS: added 212 bases not found in genome assembly) codes for the protein MAASILLPIVLQIRRIQMPMKTPFNFNINHRPALFSHPLNNFSFSSPSLPLYPTRLSCALSPTPPSPSPSPSPPPVKVLMEKMDLIGIVCDEHCTPGKYYCLLCPKCKGGRLMERSLSLHVIPTGDFAMWRCFQSECGWAGRIFADGRLAFNEFSRTAKLFGGTVKKSLILEPLGDELITYFSKRMISQETLKRNVVMQTADRQAAIAFTYRQNGQLVGCKYRTINKKFWQAKGTEKLFYGIDDINDADELIIVEGEMDKLSVEEAGFLNCISVPGGAPTKVSTNAVASIQKDTAYQYLWSCKDLLDKVPRIILATDSDEPGQALAEELALRLGKHRCWRVDWPYKDDFNRFKDANEILMQLGADALKKAIEDAKSYQLCDTHQIQVEEDLESFHEPS